The DNA window TTTGTAGGAATCGTGTGTGTAGGTGGTGATGGAATTGTAAATGAGGTTTGTCCTTGATGATTATATATTATAGTTTAATGGGATTTAGTAAAACTTATATATGATAGCTGAACATTTATAGTTCTGCAGGTCTTCAACGGTCTACTCAGTAGAAATGATAGAGCAGAGGCTGTATCAATTCCAGTTGGAATAATCCCAGCAGGATCTGACAATTCACTTGTTTGGACTGTTTTGGGAGTTAAAGATCCAATTTCAGCATCATTACTAATTGTGAAGGTATGCCTATCGCTATAAGCTTACAAAGTTACAATGTGAATCTTTCACGACCTCTTCTTACAGGAAGAGAAAATTTCAACATCACCCTTAAGGCTTTTCAGTTAATTTTGTCCAAAATTATTAGATCACTTATAGCTTTTCTCATAAGGTCTGTTCCTTGATAACAGGGTGGCTTTACTGCCCTAGACATCCTGTCTGTTGAGTGGATCCAGTCTGGGCTAATACACTTTGGGACAACTGTTTCATACTATGGTTTTATCAGTGATGGTAACTTCTTGTACAAGACGTTTGCtctttaatactccctctgtcccataatataagggattttgggtggatgtgccACATCCTAGCACAATTAATCTGGATAGTATCCAGAATCCAGATTAATTGTGCTAGGATGTggcacatccacccaaaatcccttatattatggtagTTCTCATTTATACTGTATgcactgatatcctaagggctAAGGCCACAAAAGTTGCGTACATTCTAAATCCCTCAGATTCATATATCTTGCATTGCCATTTTTTCCATAAATCTTGAAATTTGGAATGCTTCATAAGTTGTATTGGGACAATGGTAAACTTTTTAGCTGACAAAAGTACTTTTAGAATACGATAGTTTTTAAAATACTTTTGGTTTACCAAAAATTAGACCGCCTTGAGTACTTATCCTTATACTAAACACTTGATCTGATGCATGCTGAGTTGCTCTTCCCAACAGCTTTACTAGGCTAATGATCTGGCATATACTTTCATCATTTCACTCAATTAGCACATACAAGTTATCTTACTGTACTcttaattgtaaaatttgagataacTTGTATGCTTCATTGGTAAATTTGCTACTGTCTCCGTTTCTTCAATGACTGCTCATTAAAGTGTAGTTTATTTATCTATGTTCCAGTATTTGCAGCAGTGCAATGTAGTTTAGCAGTACAGGATTGCATAATAATTTAATAAGCTGAAAAAGGCACTATTACTTTGCTGCAGTCCTGGAGCTTTCTGAGAAATATCAAAAGAAATTTGGCCCTCTTCGATATTTTGTGGCTGGAATACTCAAATTTTTTTGCCTGCCAAGCTATTTCTATGAGTTAGAGTATCTTCCTTCTTCAAAGGAGATGACTGGCCATGGAAAAGGTATAGGACAAGAAAACTTTGTGTCTGATGTATATACCAATGTAATGCGCAGCCGATCAAAAAGAGAAGGAATTCCACGAGCTTCCAGTTTGTCAAGTATTGACTCTATTATGACTCCAAGTCGGATGTCACTTGGGGACGTTGATACATCAGGTAGCACAGCAGCAAGCACTGAACCTTCAGAGTATGTTCGTGGTCTTGATCCAAAAGCAAAACGCCTTTCTTTGGGCAGAAGCAACATTGTTTCAGAACCAGAGGAAGTTTTACACCCTCAACCACATCATTCATCATTCTGGCCAAGAACCAGGTCCAAAACAAGAACTGAGAGAAATTCAGTTGGTGTCACTACTAACGATACACGATTATCTTGGGCAGCCCCATCAATTCATGACAAGGAGGACATTTCCTCAACAATTTCAGATCCAGGACCTATTTGGGACTCTGAACCAAAGTGGGACAATGGGCCAAAATGGGATACAGAGCTAACCTGGGAGTCTGACCACCCTATTGAACTCCCTGGACCACCAGAAGACAATGAAATTGGACCATCAGTGGAACTTGTGCCAAATTTGGATGATAAATGGGTAGTCAGGAAAGGACACTTTCTTGGTGTTCTAGTTTGCAATCATTCATGCAAGACAGTGCAAAGTTTGAGTTCGCAGGTTATTGCACCAAAAGCCAACCATGATGACAACACTTTGGACTTGCTCTTAGTTGGTGGAAAGGGTAGATGGAAgttgttgaaatttttcatACTTCTGCAATTTGGTCGCCATCTTTCTTTGCCTTATGTGGAATATGTGAAGGTAACATGCACAATTCTTTCTTTTCTCAAGCTATTTTTTCACCCTCTTGTATTTATGCTTTTCAGACAAGGGATTTTTCATTCGAGTACCAGTGGCAAATTTTCCGAATACCTGTTTATTACTTAGGTCCTCTGAAATAAATACCGTTTTTACGTTTGAAACAAATTAACTTCTCTACATAGTTGAATGCATTCTGAAAACAAACATATTCCAATGTGtatattctgtttttttttgttgagaggATATTATCATATACGCTCATGAATACCTGATTTCACCTTTTTATTATCGTAAACCTTTTGGCTTCTTAAGAGCAGCAGTCTGCAGTGCATTTTAACTTTTGTTATGTCAATAGAAGTATGAGCTGTTTGGACCTGTTGGGCGGTCTGGGAGTTTATGTCAGCTCTGGTGATGGATCACTGAAAGTTCACCTAAATTAAGACAGTGGCGAATAGTTATCAAAACATGCTCTGGGGCTCTGGGCTAAATTATTATTTGCACTTATATTTTCATCTACCAAGGATAATATCTAACTTTTAGCTGACGTTGACACAGGTAAAGTCTGTCAAGCTTAAACCAGGTGCAAACACGCACAATGGGTGTGGAATAGACGGTGAGCTTTGCCGCGTCAAGGGACATGTACTCTGCTCCCTGTTACAAGAGCAATGCATGCTTATTGGCCGGCAAAGCAGACAATCTACTTAAGTGCTGTAAAATTAGTTGAATTTCGAGTTTTTGAGGCACTGTATTTTCTGTTTCCACTTCGaacaactgattttttttttcttttgagttgTCTATATTTCGCTACTTGCTAATGGGGTATGTGAGTGGGTTCAGAACGTGCAGACCTCGAGAATTTGGACTGAACAAACAATGCTGTGATGCTTCTGTATATTCGAGTGATTATAGGAGAATACCTTGATTCTTTTCATTGATATTGTTTTTGCTAAAGAGCATTTGCATTTATCCCGTCTTTCGTTTCCGAGCTGTGAGCTTTGTAGGCTTTGATTGCCTGTGCGGCCATGGTAAGTCTGGGTCCTTAATGATTTCCACACCTTTAACCTGATTCTATGAATTTCGCTTGCAAAcatgttgttttcattttcttaAGACGCTCGCAGACATGTTTGGATAGTCGGGTTCCCAAAGAACACAGGTTCTGCGTACAAACTTGTTTACCTgcgtaaaaactctaattagtCTTGGACATGAATCGACGCATTGAACTTCACGTACAGTTTGGATTTGGAAGATGCCAAGTTGTACAGTTGCATGCATAAGAGCAAGAAAGATGCACGAATGAGAAACCTAGAATTAATATTGCACTTTACGTGTAAAAATGTCTTTTTTGGGGGTTTCTGCCGATGTATTCTTCTCAGAGTGGTCGACACCAAATTCCACGTCGAGTTTTGAGATATGTTTCTTTAATACGTACGCAACGCCTCCTTGATTAGAAAAGGTTGAAGCACTGTTAGAGGTCAAACTCAAACGAT is part of the Oryza glaberrima chromosome 4, OglaRS2, whole genome shotgun sequence genome and encodes:
- the LOC127771018 gene encoding sphingoid long-chain bases kinase 1-like, which codes for MEVADLENPTSRSSSQKSSRRSGSRRSQKSAGQQSSPTVFPEKKGKSKSSRQKHLVFDNKDSKKAKNNEQKNDVVDEKSNFSGYEIYSGKLFFDKKNRITGDQISANGKADTSDVRLTSKALIWGSSLLSLEDVISVSYSSGVQHFIVHAYPSKKYLFGKTHRVRKDLRFIAPTVEEAISWVTCFAEQNIYVNMLPLPPTSSTEQDLDGPLSGALFDHPPIKCRTPPRILVILNPRSGHGRSCKVFHDKAEPIFKLAGFHMEVVKTTHAGHAKSLASTFDFSAFPDGIVCVGGDGIVNEVFNGLLSRNDRAEAVSIPVGIIPAGSDNSLVWTVLGVKDPISASLLIVKGGFTALDILSVEWIQSGLIHFGTTVSYYGFISDVLELSEKYQKKFGPLRYFVAGILKFFCLPSYFYELEYLPSSKEMTGHGKGIGQENFVSDVYTNVMRSRSKREGIPRASSLSSIDSIMTPSRMSLGDVDTSGSTAASTEPSEYVRGLDPKAKRLSLGRSNIVSEPEEVLHPQPHHSSFWPRTRSKTRTERNSVGVTTNDTRLSWAAPSIHDKEDISSTISDPGPIWDSEPKWDNGPKWDTELTWESDHPIELPGPPEDNEIGPSVELVPNLDDKWVVRKGHFLGVLVCNHSCKTVQSLSSQVIAPKANHDDNTLDLLLVGGKGRWKLLKFFILLQFGRHLSLPYVEYVKVKSVKLKPGANTHNGCGIDGELCRVKGHVLCSLLQEQCMLIGRQSRQST